One stretch of Candidatus Baltobacteraceae bacterium DNA includes these proteins:
- the flgA gene encoding flagellar basal body P-ring formation chaperone FlgA codes for MKGFFALVMLVAAFAAPACAFGQTVTAATMQVVPAARLIEVADKAVHAVVNGPDREVRSDYKFTDQPVPAGKVTIEVQQSQYNPTYIAIPLTIDVDGKAVRTIFAGYRIVTFIHTAVAAHDLQPGSVLKSDDVTVGRVESNGRGPVDVAIVVGRKLNVAVGGGKPLYFEQTGINQLVIAGQPVVYILHDGPVAVSADVIARSGGGMGQVVAVYNPTTRKALSGVVTGPGQVEYTLPGGDTQ; via the coding sequence TTGAAAGGGTTTTTCGCACTCGTCATGCTGGTCGCCGCGTTCGCGGCGCCGGCATGCGCGTTCGGTCAAACGGTAACGGCGGCGACGATGCAAGTCGTCCCTGCTGCGCGTTTGATCGAGGTCGCCGACAAGGCGGTTCACGCCGTCGTCAACGGGCCGGATCGCGAAGTCCGTTCAGATTACAAGTTCACCGATCAACCGGTACCGGCGGGCAAAGTCACGATCGAAGTCCAGCAGTCGCAGTACAATCCAACGTACATCGCTATTCCGCTGACGATCGACGTCGACGGCAAGGCGGTGCGCACGATCTTCGCGGGCTATCGCATCGTAACGTTCATCCACACCGCAGTTGCGGCGCACGATCTCCAACCCGGCTCGGTGCTCAAGAGCGACGACGTGACCGTCGGCCGCGTCGAGAGCAACGGACGCGGGCCGGTCGACGTCGCGATCGTGGTCGGACGCAAGTTGAACGTTGCAGTCGGTGGCGGCAAGCCGCTGTACTTCGAACAAACCGGCATCAACCAACTCGTGATCGCCGGTCAACCCGTCGTCTACATTCTGCACGATGGTCCCGTTGCGGTCTCGGCCGACGTCATCGCGCGCTCGGGCGGCGGCATGGGTCAAGTCGTCGCGGTCTACAATCCGACGACGCGTAAAGCGCTCTCCGGGGTCGTCACCGGTCCCGGTCAAGTCGAATACACGCTCCCTGGAGGCGACACGCAATGA
- a CDS encoding flagellar basal body L-ring protein FlgH codes for MTALIRFTAIAIFATLLGTQAVVADTLYVAAPGPVAPGHPLSLGPDLKAHQPGDLVTIVFNFNVAQNSSSTMARSKAASGGVAAGTGIAGIGFLRFPSSIGAQSALNTSDVRANAQTFTSTMMATVQEIMPSGALVVSGTQRIIINGKAQNMKVTGTIRPADIDNTDSVLSTSMANVQLDFDGNWGEDKKGMLQRIIDWIW; via the coding sequence ATGACTGCACTGATTCGTTTCACTGCCATCGCGATATTCGCAACGCTCTTGGGAACGCAAGCCGTCGTCGCCGACACGCTGTACGTTGCGGCGCCCGGTCCGGTAGCACCCGGACATCCGCTCAGTTTGGGCCCGGATCTCAAGGCGCATCAGCCTGGGGACCTCGTGACGATCGTCTTCAATTTCAACGTCGCGCAAAACAGTTCGTCGACCATGGCGCGCAGCAAAGCCGCCTCGGGCGGTGTCGCCGCCGGAACCGGCATCGCCGGCATCGGCTTCTTGCGATTCCCGAGCTCGATCGGCGCACAGTCAGCGCTCAATACCAGCGACGTGCGCGCCAACGCGCAGACGTTTACAAGTACGATGATGGCGACGGTGCAAGAGATTATGCCGAGCGGCGCACTCGTCGTCTCCGGAACGCAGCGCATCATCATCAACGGCAAAGCCCAGAACATGAAGGTCACCGGTACGATCCGTCCGGCCGACATCGACAACACCGACAGCGTGCTGTCCACGAGCATGGCTAACGTGCAGCTCGACTTCGACGGCAACTGGGGTGAAGACAAGAAGGGCATGCTCCAGAGGATCATCGATTGGATATGGTAA
- a CDS encoding flagellar basal body P-ring protein FlgI has product MVIAKRYATRILVGLIVASLLSAFAPTAAFAQIVRVKDVTRVQGVTNNQLVGYGVVTGLGGTGDSTQVIFTSQTIQNILQSFGISTALQSVRTRNVAAVVVTANLSPFAHSGDNADVIVSSMGDATSLQGGTLVMTELRAANNLVYATAQGPVSVGGFSVATGGAGGANSISVNFTAAGRVPQGAVIARDMQTNLRTDPAGFSYVLTSPDYQTAARLAAVLNARFGPIANALDAETVHVNLPKPYLNNQVQFLADAGELQLNASEIAKVVLNERTGTVVMGGDITLAPCAIAHGNLSITITTTNQVVPAGPFTNAQSQTQTNTRIQATESGHKLLFISGAPTLAQVVRALNTIGVSPRDLIAIVQALRESGSLQADVEII; this is encoded by the coding sequence ATGGTAATCGCGAAGCGTTACGCCACGCGGATCCTCGTCGGATTGATCGTCGCATCGCTACTTTCGGCGTTCGCGCCGACTGCCGCGTTCGCGCAGATCGTACGCGTCAAAGACGTTACGCGTGTCCAAGGCGTCACCAATAACCAGCTCGTCGGTTACGGCGTCGTCACGGGTCTCGGCGGCACCGGCGACTCGACGCAGGTTATCTTCACGAGCCAAACGATCCAGAACATTCTGCAGTCGTTCGGTATCTCGACGGCGCTGCAGTCGGTTCGCACGCGCAACGTCGCTGCGGTCGTCGTGACGGCAAATCTCTCGCCGTTCGCGCATTCCGGCGACAACGCCGACGTCATCGTCTCCTCGATGGGTGACGCAACGAGTCTGCAAGGCGGAACTCTCGTAATGACCGAGCTCCGAGCCGCGAATAATTTGGTGTACGCGACGGCGCAAGGCCCCGTCTCGGTCGGCGGCTTCAGCGTCGCAACGGGCGGCGCCGGTGGTGCCAATTCGATCAGCGTAAACTTTACCGCTGCCGGCCGCGTGCCGCAAGGCGCCGTGATCGCGCGCGATATGCAAACGAATCTGCGCACGGATCCGGCTGGGTTCTCGTACGTGCTGACGAGCCCGGATTATCAAACTGCTGCACGTTTGGCCGCAGTTCTCAACGCTCGTTTCGGACCGATTGCTAACGCCCTCGACGCCGAGACGGTGCACGTGAACTTGCCCAAACCGTACTTGAACAATCAGGTACAGTTCTTGGCCGATGCCGGCGAGCTTCAGCTCAATGCATCCGAAATCGCTAAGGTCGTGCTCAACGAGCGCACCGGAACGGTCGTCATGGGCGGCGACATCACGCTTGCGCCGTGCGCGATCGCACACGGCAACCTCTCGATCACGATCACGACGACCAACCAAGTCGTCCCCGCCGGTCCGTTCACCAATGCGCAAAGCCAAACGCAAACCAACACGCGCATTCAAGCCACGGAATCTGGACACAAGCTTCTGTTCATCTCGGGTGCGCCGACGCTCGCACAGGTCGTCCGCGCGCTCAACACCATCGGCGTATCGCCGCGCGATCTGATCGCAATCGTTCAAGCCCTGCGTGAATCAGGCTCGCTGCAAGCCGACGTGGAGATCATCTAA
- a CDS encoding rod-binding protein, which yields MPIDPTAATQAKPLTAEQQAALSNLHKVATQFEGLFVGMLLHELHKDQPDDTLFGKRSSGEKIFSDMLDDQRAQSMASTGYFGIGKEIEAQMRSAVLANAGTEAKSSTKGGLL from the coding sequence ATGCCGATCGATCCAACCGCCGCAACGCAAGCCAAGCCGCTCACCGCCGAACAACAAGCCGCGCTCTCGAACCTGCATAAGGTCGCCACGCAGTTCGAAGGCCTCTTCGTCGGGATGCTGCTGCACGAGCTGCACAAGGACCAACCGGACGACACCCTGTTCGGCAAGCGGTCGAGCGGCGAGAAGATTTTCTCCGATATGCTCGACGATCAGCGTGCCCAAAGCATGGCTTCGACGGGCTATTTCGGCATCGGCAAAGAGATCGAAGCCCAGATGCGCTCGGCCGTTTTGGCCAACGCGGGCACGGAAGCCAAGAGCTCGACCAAGGGGGGACTCCTGTGA
- a CDS encoding flagellar biosynthesis anti-sigma factor FlgM: MIITRAEIESAVAVYRARLRVIQRSSATQASEVEVVTASDSFSPSDEAAMLTALREQVISQPYYRQRLVNELKRRIEEGSYWVPAEEIVERMLRRLVVENIAQA, from the coding sequence ATGATCATCACTCGGGCCGAAATCGAGTCGGCGGTAGCCGTATATCGCGCGAGACTCCGGGTCATTCAACGGAGCAGTGCCACACAGGCCTCGGAAGTCGAGGTCGTTACAGCCAGCGATTCGTTTTCACCGAGCGACGAAGCTGCGATGCTCACGGCTTTGCGGGAACAGGTCATCTCGCAACCCTACTATCGCCAGCGGTTGGTCAACGAGCTCAAGCGACGGATCGAGGAAGGCAGCTACTGGGTGCCGGCCGAGGAAATCGTCGAGCGCATGTTGCGGCGCTTGGTCGTGGAGAATATCGCTCAAGCCTAA
- the flgN gene encoding flagellar export chaperone FlgN, producing MNDSWESFVDALANECAAFGAVNEKALEMSVALVQNVPERIHETQRAVETARKSLVSTRAKRRAMQQRGFGNMSLKKVVKFAPPAIGAQLSMRMRQLQYYTIKLDLVNSNNRALILGSMERLMAIVAVMRRVQMQPLTYKRRGMVPPPDRSMIVSHQV from the coding sequence ATGAACGATTCGTGGGAGTCGTTCGTCGATGCGCTGGCAAACGAGTGCGCGGCATTCGGTGCCGTGAATGAAAAAGCGCTCGAGATGTCCGTCGCGCTGGTGCAAAACGTGCCCGAGCGCATTCACGAGACACAGCGCGCCGTCGAGACCGCGCGTAAGAGCCTTGTCTCCACGCGCGCAAAGCGTCGCGCGATGCAGCAGCGTGGTTTCGGCAACATGTCGCTGAAGAAGGTCGTGAAGTTCGCGCCGCCGGCTATCGGTGCGCAGCTCTCGATGCGCATGCGCCAGCTGCAGTACTACACGATCAAATTAGATCTGGTCAACAGCAACAACCGGGCCCTGATCCTCGGCTCAATGGAGAGGCTCATGGCCATCGTCGCAGTGATGCGGCGCGTTCAAATGCAGCCCCTAACGTATAAACGGCGCGGCATGGTGCCGCCTCCCGATCGCAGCATGATCGTCAGCCACCAGGTTTAG
- the flgK gene encoding flagellar hook-associated protein FlgK has product MSFFGLSIAGSALAAYQEAENVTSNNISNVNTPGASRQQAVLTPNSPVTGTIGAPMLTSPGTLGDGVLMSLIQRVHDDSYDSLYRNATSSQYYYSVQQSQLASTQSLLAEPSGGINDTYTAFMQSIQQLQANPSDPATRSGVISSAQSLVSSISTTGNGLTQQMSSVLTQTSALISTVNGLLTNIAQLNGQIRAETAAGEQPNTYQDERDQDIDQLSQYLSVQTNLQPNGSALVTVNGLALVNDTVAYTLATPVIGTQANGQTQMKIGFTNDPNPLNPSTIPLGQGQLAGLVDLYNNKLSVYQQQLNSFTNALATEVDRVTTSGYDANGVPGVGLLQPLVNSQAISSTNIKVGITDASQIVAAVASTDAGTLMNPVNAANQTVDTSTSLINNPTLQNSPAAALNGSLTINVDGVTQTFTYSTTSGAGQIDASSIDNFIKSFNSLQAGVDVSYDSTAQQLVFSRDSNNESDLLRANTAYVPGPSFSIDDSNGAGTAAGPAASLLGVLGAAGIDGIPNSVLTDAIAAGPPNTTQITVANVSGFAVGQTIGVDPGANYETGVITGINGNVITVGGAGFANNHPSNADVFVVAGNAAVVQNATNAFGPNDNTAAINMTQMFQNSVGVPGIDTQVGAFQAGPSVVAGVYTAAVGQTTVTVTEGAVPLAEFGEINVGNQLTFVNQAGQTVNGVVTAVNRNTGTITLQMTNNGAAAVTFSTNPPTVGSSTAILATPTQTLGQAYAAIIAQVGLDGQTATTGTTTQTNVANSINQTRQSIDGINLDEETQNLIMYQTSYQAAAKTVTVIDTMLQAVLGMIQ; this is encoded by the coding sequence ATGAGTTTTTTCGGGTTATCAATCGCCGGATCGGCGCTCGCGGCCTACCAAGAAGCCGAGAACGTCACATCCAACAACATCTCGAACGTCAACACTCCCGGCGCTTCACGCCAGCAGGCGGTGCTTACGCCCAATTCGCCCGTAACAGGGACGATAGGCGCTCCAATGCTGACGTCACCGGGCACGCTCGGCGACGGTGTGCTGATGTCGCTGATTCAGCGCGTCCACGACGATTCGTACGATTCGCTGTATCGAAACGCGACCTCATCGCAGTATTACTACTCGGTTCAGCAGAGCCAACTGGCTTCTACCCAGTCGTTGCTCGCCGAGCCGTCGGGCGGCATCAACGATACCTACACCGCATTCATGCAGTCGATCCAGCAGCTGCAAGCCAATCCGTCCGACCCGGCCACGCGTTCGGGCGTCATCAGCAGCGCGCAGTCGCTCGTTAGCTCAATTTCGACGACCGGCAATGGACTCACGCAGCAGATGTCGTCGGTCCTGACGCAGACGAGCGCCTTGATCTCGACCGTCAACGGACTGCTCACAAACATCGCGCAGCTCAACGGGCAAATCCGCGCCGAGACGGCCGCCGGCGAGCAGCCGAACACATACCAAGACGAGCGCGACCAAGACATCGATCAGCTCTCGCAATATCTTTCCGTTCAGACGAATCTGCAACCGAACGGCTCGGCGCTCGTGACCGTAAACGGTCTTGCGCTGGTGAACGACACGGTTGCGTACACGCTCGCCACGCCCGTGATCGGTACGCAAGCCAACGGGCAGACGCAGATGAAGATCGGGTTCACGAACGATCCGAACCCGCTCAATCCATCGACAATTCCGCTCGGCCAGGGTCAGCTTGCCGGTCTCGTTGATCTCTACAACAACAAGCTCAGCGTTTATCAGCAGCAGCTGAATTCGTTCACGAACGCGCTGGCGACCGAAGTCGATCGCGTCACGACGAGCGGTTACGACGCAAACGGCGTTCCCGGAGTCGGCCTCTTGCAGCCGCTCGTCAACTCGCAAGCGATCAGCTCGACGAATATCAAGGTCGGCATTACGGACGCGAGTCAAATCGTCGCAGCGGTCGCCTCGACCGACGCCGGAACGTTGATGAACCCGGTGAATGCCGCGAACCAGACCGTCGATACGTCGACCTCGCTGATCAATAACCCGACGCTACAAAATTCGCCGGCCGCGGCCCTCAACGGCTCGTTGACGATTAACGTCGACGGCGTTACTCAGACGTTCACGTACAGCACGACGAGCGGCGCCGGTCAAATCGACGCAAGCTCGATCGACAACTTCATAAAGAGCTTCAATTCGCTACAGGCGGGCGTCGACGTCTCGTACGACAGCACGGCGCAGCAGCTCGTTTTCTCACGCGATTCGAACAACGAGAGCGACTTGCTACGCGCCAACACGGCGTACGTTCCGGGCCCATCCTTCTCGATTGACGATTCGAACGGCGCAGGGACCGCCGCCGGTCCCGCGGCCTCGCTCTTGGGAGTCCTCGGAGCCGCCGGCATCGACGGAATTCCGAACTCGGTGCTAACCGACGCCATTGCGGCCGGCCCGCCGAACACGACCCAGATCACGGTCGCGAACGTCTCCGGCTTCGCGGTCGGACAAACGATCGGCGTCGATCCGGGCGCGAATTACGAAACCGGCGTCATTACGGGAATCAACGGAAACGTGATCACGGTCGGCGGCGCGGGATTTGCCAACAATCACCCATCCAACGCGGACGTTTTCGTTGTTGCCGGCAACGCGGCGGTCGTCCAAAACGCCACCAATGCGTTCGGTCCGAACGACAACACGGCCGCGATCAACATGACCCAGATGTTCCAGAACAGTGTCGGCGTGCCGGGCATCGACACGCAAGTCGGCGCGTTCCAAGCGGGTCCTAGCGTTGTGGCGGGCGTGTACACGGCGGCTGTCGGTCAAACGACCGTGACCGTCACCGAGGGTGCTGTTCCACTTGCGGAGTTCGGAGAAATCAACGTCGGCAATCAGCTGACGTTTGTAAACCAAGCCGGACAGACGGTGAACGGCGTCGTCACGGCGGTTAACCGCAACACCGGAACGATCACGCTGCAGATGACGAACAACGGCGCGGCAGCCGTGACTTTCAGCACGAATCCGCCAACTGTCGGTTCGTCGACGGCGATCCTCGCGACACCGACGCAAACACTCGGTCAAGCGTATGCCGCGATCATCGCGCAGGTGGGCCTCGACGGCCAAACCGCGACGACCGGGACGACGACGCAGACCAACGTCGCGAACTCGATCAATCAGACGCGTCAAAGCATCGACGGCATCAACCTCGATGAAGAAACCCAAAATCTCATCATGTACCAAACCTCGTATCAGGCGGCGGCGAAGACCGTCACCGTCATCGATACGATGCTCCAAGCCGTCCTCGGGATGATCCAGTAA